A stretch of the Massilia varians genome encodes the following:
- a CDS encoding Hcp family type VI secretion system effector: MAVDAYLRIDGVKGESTDDKHRDWIELAAASWGHKQAHNDRTGSAGGHTVGAADFDHFLFSKAADLASPILMQLCASGKTIPTATVEFMRADGNGQRVKYYEIEFENIIICDASQSLPGAGVVHDQYALQFSKVKWTYTQQKKSGGKAGSTSGGWNLATRKSAT, from the coding sequence ATGGCCGTAGATGCCTATTTGCGAATTGACGGAGTAAAAGGCGAGTCGACAGACGACAAACACCGGGACTGGATTGAGCTTGCGGCTGCATCATGGGGGCATAAGCAAGCCCACAACGATCGAACGGGCTCGGCAGGCGGGCACACCGTAGGAGCTGCGGATTTCGATCACTTCCTGTTCTCGAAGGCTGCCGACCTGGCTTCCCCCATCTTGATGCAGCTGTGTGCCTCGGGTAAAACCATTCCAACAGCCACGGTGGAGTTCATGCGGGCCGACGGCAATGGCCAGCGCGTGAAATATTACGAGATCGAGTTCGAGAACATCATCATCTGCGATGCCTCCCAAAGCCTTCCGGGCGCCGGCGTCGTGCACGACCAGTACGCCCTGCAGTTCAGCAAGGTCAAGTGGACGTATACCCAGCAGAAGAAGAGTGGCGGCAAGGCTGGGAGCACCTCAGGCGGGTGGAATCTGGCCACGCGCAAATCTGCGACCTGA
- a CDS encoding Rap1a/Tai family immunity protein: MKLAGLMLISVLTLPPGATQAPAADLPPVPPEDVAATQRVTPRLLVAALRPSPAQRSAGAWIPAFHQARGYIRAIKDATPGWCAPVLGAAEIDGMIVSHLARLLEEAPDKAGAVAAPVIAAALREHFPCK, translated from the coding sequence ATGAAGCTCGCTGGTCTCATGCTCATCAGCGTTCTCACGCTCCCGCCCGGCGCCACGCAAGCACCAGCGGCCGACCTTCCTCCAGTTCCGCCGGAAGATGTCGCGGCCACGCAGCGCGTCACACCTCGCCTGTTGGTGGCGGCCCTGCGCCCGAGTCCAGCGCAGCGGAGCGCGGGCGCCTGGATACCCGCATTTCACCAGGCACGCGGCTACATCCGAGCGATCAAGGATGCCACGCCTGGATGGTGTGCGCCGGTGCTGGGGGCCGCTGAAATCGACGGCATGATCGTCAGCCATCTAGCGCGTCTTCTCGAAGAAGCCCCTGATAAAGCAGGCGCCGTGGCAGCGCCGGTCATCGCTGCCGCTTTACGCGAGCATTTCCCTTGCAAATGA
- a CDS encoding T6SS effector amidase Tae4 family protein → MPNARPLFHEFLRHYPSTWDMGREYLFKSIGWEDLLDNSAYMNTCAVRLSIGLLGAKVPLKGRMRIKKGEFAGLMIEPGQRYLSNWLKQYWGDPEIYNDKTVGYVRNRAGIISHFAIDPSSPIAQGHIDVLSPEPGDPFRCASLCHWKARTTWFWPLPLGAGTAQMST, encoded by the coding sequence ATGCCGAACGCACGTCCGCTCTTTCACGAGTTTTTGAGGCATTACCCATCTACCTGGGATATGGGACGGGAATACCTGTTCAAGTCGATCGGTTGGGAAGATCTGCTCGATAACTCAGCTTACATGAACACATGCGCTGTTCGCTTGAGCATCGGCCTGCTCGGCGCCAAGGTTCCACTCAAAGGACGCATGCGCATCAAAAAGGGCGAATTCGCTGGGCTGATGATCGAACCCGGACAGCGTTACCTCTCGAACTGGCTGAAGCAATACTGGGGGGATCCCGAAATTTACAATGACAAAACGGTGGGCTACGTCCGCAACCGTGCAGGGATCATCTCGCACTTTGCGATAGATCCGAGCAGCCCGATCGCGCAAGGTCATATCGACGTCCTGTCACCAGAGCCAGGCGACCCGTTCAGGTGTGCGAGCCTCTGTCATTGGAAAGCTCGCACGACCTGGTTCTGGCCACTCCCGCTGGGCGCAGGAACGGCGCAAATGTCGACATAA
- a CDS encoding ABC transporter substrate-binding protein — translation MMAAVLLLALWSAKAHGVAPPQPVRVGLDAEFGLDNSTSAQAVELGMRTAIAEINRAGGVLNGRPIELVTKDHRSIPARGIRNIEEFARMPDLVAVFGGRFSPVIIEELPTLKATRTLFMATWSSAEGIIDNGMKPNYVYRLSLRDSLAMPKLLQTARKRGLPKVGLLLTNTSWGRSNLAAAEKFAEANKDITIVRTAWYNWRDQTLVAKYNALRSAGAQVVVLVANDDEAAVLVREVAALPKSERVPILSHWGVTGGEFVRQAGPALNQVDFSVIQTFSFFRADRSQLERFMRNVATVSKVRRIEDIQGPVGVAHAYDLMHILARAIDQAGSTDRKAVRDALEKLRSYRGLVKTYAPPFTPTRHEALSARELLIARYRADGVIVPTDD, via the coding sequence ATGATGGCCGCCGTCCTCCTCCTCGCGCTGTGGTCCGCTAAAGCCCATGGGGTAGCACCGCCGCAGCCGGTACGCGTCGGCCTCGATGCCGAATTCGGGCTCGACAACAGCACCTCGGCCCAGGCCGTCGAGCTGGGCATGCGCACCGCCATCGCCGAGATCAACCGCGCCGGTGGCGTGTTGAACGGCAGGCCGATCGAACTGGTCACCAAGGACCATCGCTCGATCCCGGCCCGCGGCATCCGCAATATCGAGGAATTTGCCCGCATGCCGGACCTGGTCGCCGTGTTCGGCGGGCGCTTCAGTCCCGTCATCATCGAAGAGCTGCCGACCCTGAAGGCGACCAGGACCCTGTTCATGGCGACCTGGTCCTCGGCCGAGGGGATCATCGACAACGGCATGAAACCGAATTACGTCTACCGCCTGTCGCTGCGCGACAGCCTGGCCATGCCCAAGCTGCTGCAGACGGCGCGCAAGCGCGGCTTGCCGAAGGTCGGACTGCTCTTGACCAATACCTCCTGGGGACGGAGCAACCTGGCTGCCGCCGAAAAGTTTGCCGAGGCCAACAAGGACATCACGATCGTGCGCACCGCCTGGTACAACTGGCGCGACCAGACCCTGGTCGCCAAGTACAACGCCTTGCGCAGCGCCGGCGCCCAGGTGGTCGTACTGGTCGCCAACGACGATGAAGCGGCCGTGCTGGTGCGCGAAGTGGCCGCGCTGCCGAAGTCCGAGCGCGTGCCGATCCTGAGCCACTGGGGCGTCACCGGCGGCGAGTTCGTGCGCCAGGCCGGCCCTGCCCTGAACCAGGTGGACTTTTCCGTGATTCAGACCTTTTCCTTCTTCCGGGCCGACCGGAGCCAGCTCGAGCGCTTCATGCGCAACGTCGCCACCGTCTCGAAGGTGCGCCGGATCGAAGACATCCAGGGGCCGGTGGGCGTGGCCCACGCCTATGACCTGATGCACATCCTGGCCAGGGCGATCGACCAGGCCGGCAGCACCGACAGGAAGGCCGTGCGCGACGCCCTGGAAAAGCTGCGCAGCTACCGCGGCCTGGTGAAAACCTATGCCCCGCCCTTCACCCCGACCCGCCATGAGGCGCTGAGCGCGCGCGAACTCCTGATCGCACGCTACCGTGCGGACGGCGTCATCGTGCCGACCGACGACTGA
- a CDS encoding hybrid sensor histidine kinase/response regulator codes for MMALWSTSRAASLTQRFAIASAILAGAAVLLVAAASFWLVNRQHDAALALLQQREAAFNARSVANTVKTLVTRMGEVADSPILATGLVDSAGRETYLAPFLGGLRQIAGIPVQVIFTDFEGKTVAGNGLERFDQEQLAWLRERIERGVDQADIFGQGQGAELVGVSLLRYSRTNTPEGALVYKVRMQDLQPGPSSTLTWKGQPAAAQARNVLEVPVAVPSQLAHLGLKLRVDASALDDILEEPASQYGLIGGIAALIALGVFLLGSRLSLGLTQDLRKLERFAGRFGEEGITEHRAELAGSSETVTLARSINQMLDRLQEQQEHLQQEHRRKDEFLAMLAHELRNPLAPISSAAQLLRMLFAGEPRVKQASEVISRQVTHMTHLVDDLLDVSRVTRGLATIDKTEVELGDVLREAVEQVTPLVGARGHRLLLDSADRPLLVSGDRTRLIQVAANLLSNAAKYTPDGGQLRVSLRRQGDSAVLEVQDNGIGISPDLLPVVFDLFTQGQRTPDRTQGGLGLGLALVKKLVELHGGTVEARSGGADQGSSFFVRLPLLPATQTPAAAAARGTGSAPGARARRILVVDDNVDAANTLALLLQSAGHTVRTEHSAHAGLAAAGQEDFEVILLDIGLPDMSGHELAKVLKGQPRSAGALLVAVSGYGQEQDRRMSLQAGFAAHLVKPVVAEELLATIAGAGDGHAALP; via the coding sequence ATGATGGCGCTGTGGTCGACGTCCCGGGCCGCGAGCCTGACGCAGCGTTTTGCCATCGCCTCGGCGATCCTGGCCGGCGCCGCCGTGCTGCTGGTGGCGGCCGCCTCGTTCTGGCTGGTCAATCGCCAGCACGATGCGGCGCTCGCCCTGCTGCAGCAGCGCGAAGCGGCCTTCAACGCACGCAGCGTCGCCAATACCGTCAAGACCCTGGTCACGCGCATGGGCGAAGTGGCCGACAGCCCGATCCTGGCGACCGGCCTGGTCGACAGCGCGGGCAGGGAAACCTATCTCGCGCCCTTCCTCGGCGGCCTGCGCCAGATTGCCGGCATCCCGGTCCAGGTGATATTCACCGACTTCGAAGGCAAGACGGTGGCCGGCAATGGGCTCGAGCGCTTCGACCAGGAGCAGCTGGCCTGGCTGCGCGAGCGCATCGAGCGCGGCGTGGACCAGGCCGACATCTTCGGGCAGGGGCAAGGCGCGGAGCTGGTCGGCGTCAGCCTGCTGCGCTACTCGCGCACCAATACCCCCGAGGGCGCCTTGGTCTACAAGGTCAGGATGCAGGACCTGCAGCCGGGGCCTTCGTCGACCCTGACCTGGAAGGGCCAGCCCGCCGCGGCGCAGGCGCGCAACGTCCTGGAGGTGCCGGTGGCGGTGCCGTCCCAGCTTGCGCACCTCGGCCTGAAGCTGCGCGTGGACGCCTCCGCGCTCGACGACATCCTGGAGGAGCCCGCGTCCCAGTACGGCCTGATCGGCGGCATCGCCGCGCTGATCGCCCTCGGGGTGTTCCTGCTGGGCTCGCGCCTGTCGCTGGGACTGACCCAGGACCTGCGCAAGCTCGAGCGCTTCGCCGGCCGGTTCGGCGAGGAAGGCATCACCGAGCACCGCGCCGAACTGGCCGGCAGCAGCGAAACGGTCACGCTTGCGCGCTCGATCAACCAGATGCTCGACCGCCTGCAGGAGCAGCAGGAGCACCTGCAACAGGAGCACCGCCGCAAGGACGAGTTCCTGGCCATGCTGGCCCACGAATTGCGCAACCCGCTCGCGCCGATCAGCAGTGCGGCCCAGCTGCTGCGCATGCTGTTCGCGGGCGAACCCCGGGTCAAGCAGGCGAGCGAGGTCATCTCGCGCCAGGTGACGCACATGACCCACCTGGTCGACGACCTGCTGGACGTGTCGCGCGTCACGCGCGGCCTGGCCACGATCGACAAGACCGAGGTGGAGCTCGGCGACGTGCTGCGCGAGGCCGTCGAGCAGGTCACCCCGCTGGTCGGCGCGCGCGGGCACCGCCTGCTGCTCGACAGCGCGGACCGGCCGCTCCTGGTCAGCGGCGACCGTACCCGCCTGATCCAGGTCGCGGCCAACCTGCTCAGCAATGCGGCGAAATACACGCCCGACGGCGGCCAGCTGCGGGTCTCGCTGCGCCGGCAGGGAGACAGCGCGGTCCTCGAGGTGCAGGACAACGGGATCGGCATCAGCCCGGACCTGCTGCCGGTGGTGTTCGACCTGTTCACCCAGGGCCAGCGCACGCCCGACCGCACCCAGGGCGGGCTGGGCCTGGGCCTGGCCCTGGTGAAGAAGCTGGTCGAGCTGCATGGCGGCACGGTCGAAGCCCGCAGCGGCGGCGCCGACCAGGGCAGCAGCTTCTTCGTCCGCCTGCCGCTGCTGCCGGCCACGCAGACTCCCGCCGCCGCCGCCGCAAGGGGCACGGGCAGCGCGCCCGGAGCCCGGGCCCGCCGCATCCTGGTGGTGGACGACAACGTCGACGCCGCCAACACCCTGGCCCTGCTGCTCCAGAGCGCCGGGCACACGGTGCGGACCGAGCATTCGGCGCATGCCGGGCTGGCGGCGGCCGGGCAGGAAGATTTCGAGGTGATCCTGCTCGACATCGGCTTGCCGGACATGAGCGGGCACGAGCTGGCCAAGGTCTTGAAGGGGCAGCCGCGCAGCGCCGGCGCCCTGCTCGTCGCCGTCAGCGGCTACGGCCAGGAACAGGATCGCCGCATGTCGCTGCAGGCCGGCTTCGCGGCCCACCTGGTCAAGCCCGTGGTGGCGGAAGAACTGCTGGCCACCATCGCCGGCGCCGGAGACGGGCACGCGGCGCTTCCCTAG
- a CDS encoding lmo0937 family membrane protein: MLYTIAIVLLVLWVLGMLTSVAGGLIHLLLVVAAVVILIRLFTGRKVL; encoded by the coding sequence ATGCTCTATACCATCGCAATCGTACTTCTCGTTCTGTGGGTGCTCGGCATGCTTACTTCGGTAGCCGGCGGACTGATTCACCTTCTTCTCGTCGTCGCCGCCGTCGTCATCCTGATCCGCCTGTTCACCGGCAGAAAAGTGCTCTGA
- a CDS encoding Fe2+-dependent dioxygenase, with amino-acid sequence MMLHIPGVLQREQVTAIRARMEEAPEWVDGRESVGSQGARVKRNRQLKDGSALSVELGQVVSQALMNNPLFFSSVLPLRILAPYFNAYGGGEHYGLHVDGAIRPQRGGLAPLRADVSTTVFLSDPDDYEGGELVVVDAYGTHEVKLPAGDAIVYPSGSVHQVLPVTRGERVASFLWTQSMVRDDAKRAMLFELDTNIQKLRAAHGETEAVVGITGHYHNLLRMWAET; translated from the coding sequence ATGATGCTGCACATCCCGGGCGTGCTCCAGCGCGAGCAGGTCACCGCCATCCGCGCCCGCATGGAGGAAGCGCCCGAATGGGTGGACGGACGCGAAAGCGTCGGCTCGCAAGGCGCCCGGGTCAAGCGCAACCGCCAGCTCAAGGACGGCTCGGCATTGAGTGTGGAGCTGGGACAGGTGGTGAGCCAGGCGCTGATGAACAATCCGCTGTTCTTTTCAAGCGTGCTGCCCTTGCGGATCCTGGCGCCGTATTTCAACGCCTACGGCGGGGGCGAGCACTACGGCCTGCACGTGGACGGGGCGATCCGGCCCCAGCGCGGCGGCTTGGCGCCGCTGCGGGCGGACGTGTCGACCACCGTGTTCCTGAGCGATCCGGACGATTACGAGGGCGGCGAGCTGGTGGTGGTGGACGCCTACGGCACGCACGAGGTGAAGCTGCCGGCGGGCGACGCCATCGTGTATCCGTCAGGGAGCGTGCACCAGGTGCTGCCGGTGACGCGCGGTGAGCGGGTGGCCTCGTTCCTGTGGACCCAGAGCATGGTGCGCGACGACGCCAAGCGCGCCATGCTGTTCGAGCTGGACACCAACATCCAGAAGCTGCGCGCGGCGCATGGCGAAACCGAGGCCGTCGTGGGGATCACGGGGCATTACCACAACCTGCTGAGGATGTGGGCGGAGACCTGA